The Amaranthus tricolor cultivar Red isolate AtriRed21 chromosome 6, ASM2621246v1, whole genome shotgun sequence genome has a segment encoding these proteins:
- the LOC130815319 gene encoding myb family transcription factor PHL7-like: MDPVCGNSLSNNPNLSSKQRLRWTHELHERFVDAVAQLGGPDRATPKGVLRVMGLQGLTIYHVKSHLQKYRLAKYLPDSSSEGKKADKKESADLLYGLESSSGMQITEALKLQMEVQKRLHEQLEVQRQLQLRIEAQGKYLKKIIEEQQRLSETLAEVPGCGDSGSGSDKCLGCPDSLESDPATPAASSESPLGKNSKECAVAKTLSLDASFSSQQEPLTPDSTCFDAITSKNCKDERSVMKPCMTSDEALSSQEMVFTQQMLESTMTPSFQQGHPIYVGDALDRSALLLREEDQTEKL, encoded by the exons ATGGATCCAGTCTGTGGGAATAGTCTCAGTAACAATCCTAATCTGTCTTCAAAGCAACGGCTCCGTTGGACCCATGAACTCCATGAACGTTTTGTTGATGCAGTGGCACAACTTGGCGGGCCAGATC GTGCTACACCCAAAGGTGTTCTCAGGGTCATGGGGTTACAGGGCTTGACAATATATCATGTCAAAAGCCATTTACAG AAATATCGCCTTGCTAAGTATCTTCCAGACTCCTCATCAGAAG GGAAAAAAGCAGACAAGAAGGAATCTGCAGATTTGCTTTATGGTTTGGAAAGTTCATC TGGCATGCAAATCACTGAGGCACTAAAGCTGCAGATGGAGGTGCAGAAGAGATTGCATGAGCAATTGGAG GTGCAAAGACAGCTGCAATTACGAATAGAAGCTCAAGGTAAATACTTGAAGAAAATTATCGAGGAGCAACAACGCCTTAGTGAAACGCTTGCTGAGGTGCCTGGCTGTGGAGATTCTGGATCAGGCTCTGATAAGTGCCTCGGCTGCCCTGACTCTCTAGAGAGTGACCCAGCAACTCCAGCTGCTTCCTCAGAGTCACCTTTAGGCAAGAATAGCAAAGAATGTGCAGTTGCTAAGACCCTGTCTTTAGACGCATCTTTCTCATCTCAACAGGAGCCATTGACTCCTGACTCTACTTGCTTCGATGCTATCACATCTAAGAATTGTAAAGACGAGAGATCAGTAATGAAGCCATGTATGACCAGTGATGAAGCCCTTTCAAGCCAAGAGATGGTATTTACCCAGCAGATGCTGGAGTCGACCATGACTCCATCTTTTCAACAAGGGCACCCTATTTATGTTGGAGACGCACTTGATCGTTCAGCTTTATTGCTTCGCGAGGAAGACCAAACTGAAAAGCTATGA